The nucleotide sequence GCCGAGCTCCGTCCCGACATTGTCGTCGACATGATCGCCTTTGATCTCGACAGCACGCGCCATCTCGTCGAGGCTTTGCGGGGCAGGGTGGAGCACTATCTGTTCTGCAGCTCGATCTGGGTCTATGGCCGGCTGACGACCATTCCCTCGAGTGAAGTGGAGCCGCCCAATCCCATCGACAGCTATGGTCGCGGCAAGGCCGAGAGCGAGGCTTTCCTCGTGCGCGAGGCGCGCGTGAGCGGCTTTCCGGCCACTTGTTTCCGCCCCGGTCATATCGTGGGCGAGTGCTGGAACCCGATCACCCCGCAGGGCAATGGCGACCCGGAAACTTTTTCGCGGATTGCGCGCGGCGAGCAACTGGTGCTGCCCAACAACGGGCTTGAGACCGTCCATCACGTGCATGCGGACGATATTGCGCAGTGGATCATCTGTGCCGTCGAGAATCGGGCGGCATCTATCGGCGAGGTTTTCAACACCGTGTCCGAACAGGCGGTGACCCTGCGCGGCTATGCGGAGGCTGTCTATCGCTGGTTCGGTCGTGAGCCCGACATCGCCTACGCGCCGCTCGAGGCCTGGCTGGAAACCCTGCCGGAGGACCAGCGCGA is from Devosia sp. SD17-2 and encodes:
- a CDS encoding NAD-dependent epimerase/dehydratase family protein; this encodes MSRIVVIGGSGHVGSYLVPRLVALGHEVVNVSRGAAKPYRPHYVWDQIEQVALDRIAEERAGQFGRKIAELRPDIVVDMIAFDLDSTRHLVEALRGRVEHYLFCSSIWVYGRLTTIPSSEVEPPNPIDSYGRGKAESEAFLVREARVSGFPATCFRPGHIVGECWNPITPQGNGDPETFSRIARGEQLVLPNNGLETVHHVHADDIAQWIICAVENRAASIGEVFNTVSEQAVTLRGYAEAVYRWFGREPDIAYAPLEAWLETLPEDQRDITRGHVIRSSCHSIEKSRQRLGYAPRYSSLEAVEESVRALIASGRVTVA